One genomic segment of Centropristis striata isolate RG_2023a ecotype Rhode Island chromosome 13, C.striata_1.0, whole genome shotgun sequence includes these proteins:
- the LOC131983039 gene encoding piggyBac transposable element-derived protein 4-like, with amino-acid sequence MSSRRFTAEEALSLLMNWDSDVEEEISEMEDPSEPEDNAIDDPDCQFSHDEEDSEDESAGVPSSDENQETQQSSSTEGTWTSKDGKIKWSTSPHQSRGRLSSSNVIKMTPGPTRFAVTRVDDIESAFQLFISPPIEKIILDMTNLEGRRVFQEKWKPLDPTDLHAYIGILVLAGVYRSKGEATASLWNEENGRPIFRATMSLETFHIISCVIRFDNRDTRADRRERDKLAAIRDVWDKWVEILPLLYNPGPHVTVDERLVPFRGRCPFRQYMPNKPAKYGIKMWAACDAKSSYVWNLQVYTGKPPGGRPEKNQGMRVVLEMTEGLQGHNITCDNFFTSYRLGDELQKRKLTMLGTVRKNKPELPSEILKMQGRPLHSSKFAFTEKTTLVSYCPKRNKNVLVMSTMHKDASLSTREDMKPQMILDYNSTKGGVDNLDKVTATYSCQRKTARWPLVVFYNIVDVSAYNAYVLWIEINHQWNASKLYRRRLFLEELGKALVTPKIQNRARPARSPAAAAVIAKVQGRASEQPTMDPLDTGEKKRKRCQVCPSRDDSKTSTSCVRCKKYICKKHTVTFCPSCGEH; translated from the coding sequence atgaGCTCCAGACGATTTACAGCTGAAGAAGCTTTATCGCTGCTTATGAACTGGGATAGTGATGTAGAGGAAGAGATTTCAGAGATGGAGGATCCTTCAGAGCCAGAGGACAATGCTATTGATGATCCAGATTGTCAATTTTCCCATGATGAGGAGGATTCAGAGGATGAGTCTGCAGGTGTCCCTTCATCAGATGAAAACCAAGAAACGCAACAATCGTCATCCACAGAGGGGACATGGACATCTAAAGATGGTAAAATAAAATGGTCAACATCACCACACCAAAGCCGAGGTAGATTGTCATCTTCAAATGTCATCAAAATGACTCCTGGTCCTACAAGATTTGCTGTCACAAGAGTTGATGATATTGAATCAGCATTTCAGCTCTTCATATCCCCACCCATAGAGAAGATAATCCTCGACATGACCAACTTGGAGGGGAGGCGTGTCTTTCAAGAGAAATGGAAGCCACTGGATCCAACTGACTTGCATGCTTACATTGGAATCCTGGTGTTAGCTGGCGTATACAGGTCAAAGGGTGAAGCAACTGCAAGTTTATGGAATGAAGAGAATGGAAGGCCAATCTTCCGAGCAACAATGTCTTTGGAGACATTTCACATCATCTCTTGTGTGATCCGATTTGACAACCGTGACACCAGAGCTGATCGACGCGAGAGAGACAAACTTGCAGCAATCAGAGATGTCTGGGATAAATGGGTCGAAATCCTGCCTTTATTGTATAATCCTGGCCCTCATGTTACTGTCGATGAGCGCCTCGTTCCATTCAGAGGACGCTGTCCATTCCGACAGTATATGCCAAACAAGCCTGCGAAATATGGTATCAAAATGTGGGCAGCCTGTGATGCAAAATCCAGTTATGTGTGGAACCTGCAAGTATATACTGGAAAGCCACCTGGAGGAAGACCTGAGAAGAATCAGGGAATGCGTGTGGTTTTGGAGATGACTGAAGGGCTGCAAGGTCATAACATTACATGTGACAACTTCTTTACATCCTACCGTCTTGGAGATGAACTTCAGAAGAGAAAGCTGACTATGTTGGGAACAGTCAGAAAAAATAAGCCAGAACTTCCCAGTGAGATTCTGAAGATGCAAGGAAGACCTCTGCATTCCTCAAAATTTGCTTTCACAGAGAAAACAACACTTGTTTCTTACtgcccaaaaagaaacaagaatgTTCTTGTGATGAGCACAATGCACAAAGATGCATCTCTGAGCACAAGAGAGGACATGAAACCGCAAATGATTCTGGATTACAACTCCACCAAAGGAGGAGTTGACAATCTTGACAAAGTCACAGCAACATATAGCTGCCAGCGCAAGACTGCCCGTTGGCCCTTGGTGGTTTTCTACAACATTGTGGACGTGTCTGCTTACAATGCCTATGTGCTGTGGATTGAGATCAACCATCAGTGGAATGCCAGCAAACTGTACCGACGCCGACTTTTCCTGGAAGAACTAGGCAAAGCACTCGTCACTCCCAAGATCCAGAACCGGGCCAGGCCAGCTCGATCcccagcagctgcagctgtcaTCGCAAAGGTCCAGGGCAGGGCATCTGAGCAGCCCACAATGGATCCTTTGGATACAGGTGAAAAGAAACGCAAAAGATGCCAAGTCTGTCCCTCTCGAGATGACAGTAAAACAAGTACCTCTTGTGTGAGATGCAAGAAGTACATCTGCAAAAAGCACACAGTCACATTCTGTCCATCATGTGGGGAACACTGA
- the LOC131982834 gene encoding uncharacterized protein LOC131982834, whose translation MKEPVVIGLFCGTKKPNAPDDYLKDFTDELKQLQEGFLFRGKRFFIELDSVICDTPARAFVKNTKAHNAYHGCDKCCQPGVYINNRMTYPINDLVLRTDSSFSDRTDETHHHEGAHGFSGLDVGMVSRFPLDYMHLACLGVTRRLLNVWLRGPLKFRLSSTLVDRISENLIQMRAYIPAEFARKPRSLRELDRWKATELRQFLLYTGSVALAPYLNSDLYNNFMLFYTGMCILVSPQLCSLYSNYADTLLTTFLSHFGELYGKDALVYNVHALVHLSADARLYGCLDSISAFPFENYLHKLKRFVRKPEFPLAQIIRRLSEVEKISTTELPRKDLRMQHYVGPVPDGLQAVAQYRELKTEQWSMRVSTGDNVFSIDGEICLVYNIIKSVEGIHVVFKVFTQLESFFDYPMSSDFLRIFVVLQPTGPFKVAKLSQVSHKCMLLPYKDKFVVMPLLHICCSSA comes from the coding sequence ATGAAGGAACCTGTTGTCATCGGACTTTTTTGTGGTACAAAAAAACCAAATGCCcctgatgattatttgaaaGATTTTACTGACGAGTTAAAGCAGTTGCAGGAAGGATTTCTTTTTAGAGGAAAAAGATTTTTCATTGAACTGGATTCTGTTATTTGTGATACTCCAGCTAgagcttttgtaaaaaatacaaaagctcACAATGCGTATCACGGATGTGACAAGTGTTGCCAGCCAGGTGTTTATATTAACAATAGAATGACATACCCCATTAATGATTTAGTGTTACGGACTGACTCATCATTTTCAGACAGAACAGATGAGACACATCACCACGAGGGAGCACATGGATTTTCTGGTTTAGATGTGGGCATGGTATCTAGATTCCCTCTGGATTACATGCACCTTGCATGTTTAGGTGtcacacgtagattgttaaatgtTTGGCTGAGGGGCCCATTGAAATTTCGTTTGTCTTCTACTCTTGTTGACAGGATTTCTGAAAATTTGATTCAGATGCGGGCATATATACCTGCTGAGTTTGCAAGGAAGCCGAGGTCTCTGAGAGAGCTAGACCGTTGGAAAGCAACTGAACTAAGGCAGTTTCTGTTGTATACTGGTTCAGTTGCTCTGGCACCATATTTGAATAGTGATTTATATAACaactttatgttattttatacagGTATGTGTATCCTTGTCAGTCCTCAGTTGTGTTCATTGTATAGTAATTATGCAGACACACTGCTCACAacatttttaagtcattttggggAGCTTTATGGCAAAGATGCCCTAGTGTACAATGTGCATGCCTTAGTCCATCTATCAGCAGATGCGCGCCTTTACGGTTGTTTGGACTCTATCTCAGCTTTTCCATTTGAAAATTATCTCCATAAACTGAAGAGGTTTGTAAGAAAGCCAGAATTTCCCCTTGCACAGATAATAAGAAGATTGTCAGAAGTTGAAAAGATCAGTACCACTGAGTTGCCCCGTAAGGATTTAAGAATGCAACACTATGTTGGGCCTGTGCCTGATGGCCTTCAAGCAGTAGCACAGTACAGGGAACTTAAGACTGAACAGTGGTCCATGAGAGTTTCCACAGGTGATAATGTTTTTTCTATAGATGGAGAGATTTGTCTTGTATACAACATCATTAAGTCTGTGGAGGGAATACATGTTGTCTTTAAAGTTTTTACACAACTGGAAAGTTTCTTTGACTATCCAATGAGCTCAGATTTTCTAAGAATATTTGTAGTATTACAACCAACAGGGCCATTTAAGGTGGCCAAACTGTCACAAGTCTCGCATAAGTGTATGCTCCTGCCTTACAAAGACAAATTTGTTGTCATGCCACTTTTGCATATCTGCTGTAGTAGTGCTTAA